The Chryseobacterium sp. 52 genome includes a region encoding these proteins:
- a CDS encoding transketolase family protein: MKYTYTEKKDTRSGFGAGLAELADKNPNVVALCADLIGSLKMEKFIEKAPERFFQIGIAEANMMGIAAGLSITGKIPFTGTFANFSTSRVYDQIRQSIAYSGKNVKICASHAGLTLGEDGATHQVLEDIGMMKMLPGMTVINPCDYNQTKAATLAIADFEGPVYLRFGRPTVPVFIPEDMPFEIGKGILLQEGTDVTIVATGHLVWESLVAADELEKEGISCEVINIHTIKPLDEEIILKSVEKTGKIVTAEEHNYLGGLGESVAGMLARKRPTRQEFVAVNDTFGESATPAELMKKYKIDSEAVKEAVKRILAN; this comes from the coding sequence ATGAAATATACATATACAGAAAAAAAGGATACGCGTTCAGGATTCGGAGCCGGATTAGCAGAACTTGCCGACAAAAATCCTAATGTAGTGGCACTTTGTGCAGACCTTATCGGTTCTTTAAAAATGGAGAAATTCATTGAAAAAGCACCGGAAAGATTCTTTCAGATAGGTATCGCAGAGGCTAATATGATGGGGATTGCTGCAGGTCTGAGCATTACGGGAAAGATTCCTTTTACAGGAACTTTCGCGAACTTCTCTACTTCAAGAGTGTATGATCAGATCCGTCAGTCGATCGCTTATTCAGGAAAAAATGTAAAGATCTGTGCATCTCACGCGGGTCTTACTTTAGGTGAAGATGGTGCTACCCACCAGGTTTTGGAAGATATCGGTATGATGAAAATGCTTCCGGGCATGACGGTAATCAACCCTTGTGATTACAACCAGACCAAGGCAGCGACTCTTGCTATTGCTGACTTCGAAGGTCCTGTATATTTAAGATTCGGAAGACCTACGGTTCCTGTATTCATTCCGGAAGATATGCCTTTCGAAATCGGAAAAGGAATTCTTCTTCAGGAAGGTACTGATGTAACTATTGTTGCAACGGGACACCTGGTTTGGGAATCTCTTGTAGCTGCTGACGAGCTTGAAAAAGAAGGTATTTCTTGTGAGGTGATCAATATCCATACGATCAAGCCTTTAGACGAAGAAATCATCTTAAAATCTGTTGAAAAAACAGGAAAGATCGTTACGGCTGAAGAGCACAACTATCTTGGTGGTTTAGGAGAGTCTGTTGCGGGAATGCTTGCAAGAAAAAGACCTACAAGACAGGAATTTGTTGCAGTAAACGATACTTTCGGAGAATCTGCTACCCCTGCTGAGCTTATGAAAAAATACAAGATCGATTCAGAGGCTGTGAAAGAGGCTGTGAAGAGAATTTTGGCGAACTAA
- a CDS encoding transketolase, translating to MMSKSIEELKSLTTQIRRDILRMVHAVNSGHPGGSLGCTEYFTALYGKVMNYHLPFTMEGKNEDHFYLSNGHISPVYYSTLARFNFFPVEELKTFRKLNSRLQGHPTTHEGLPGIRISSGSLGQGLSVALGVAQGKKLDGDTSLVYTLHGDGELQEGQVWEALMYAAAKKVDNIISTIDYNGRQIDGDTDDVLTLGDLHAKLEAFGWTVLEEKNGNDLEAVIAILEKAKTETGKGKPVVIILHTEMGAGVDFMMGSHAWHGKAPNDEQLETAFKQLYLEAPADY from the coding sequence ATAATGAGTAAAAGTATTGAAGAGTTAAAATCTCTTACTACGCAGATCAGAAGAGACATTTTAAGAATGGTTCACGCTGTAAATTCAGGACACCCGGGCGGAAGTTTAGGTTGTACAGAATACTTTACAGCGCTTTATGGAAAGGTGATGAACTATCATCTTCCTTTCACTATGGAGGGGAAAAATGAGGATCATTTTTATCTTTCAAACGGGCACATTTCACCGGTTTACTATTCTACTTTAGCGAGATTCAACTTTTTCCCGGTAGAAGAACTGAAAACTTTCAGAAAACTGAATTCAAGACTTCAGGGACATCCAACTACTCATGAAGGTCTTCCGGGTATCAGAATTTCTTCCGGATCACTTGGTCAGGGTCTTTCTGTAGCATTGGGTGTAGCTCAGGGCAAAAAACTGGACGGAGATACTTCTCTTGTTTACACGCTTCACGGAGATGGTGAACTTCAGGAAGGTCAGGTTTGGGAAGCTTTGATGTATGCTGCAGCTAAAAAAGTGGATAACATTATTTCTACAATCGACTACAACGGACGTCAAATCGATGGTGACACTGATGATGTATTGACTTTAGGAGATCTGCATGCTAAACTTGAAGCATTCGGATGGACTGTTTTAGAAGAGAAAAACGGTAACGATCTTGAGGCGGTAATTGCTATCCTTGAGAAAGCAAAAACTGAAACAGGAAAAGGGAAACCGGTTGTTATCATTCTTCATACGGAGATGGGTGCTGGTGTAGATTTTATGATGGGATCTCACGCATGGCACGGAAAAGCTCCTAATGATGAGCAGCTTGAAACCGCATTCAAACAATTATATCTAGAAGCTCCTGCTGATTATTAA
- a CDS encoding SGNH/GDSL hydrolase family protein: MKLSILLALGLLAGEFVNAQSAVDFANIAKYRDDNTAILTAKKKVDVVFMGNSITEGWVKSHSEFFSENNYTGRGISGQTSSQMLLRFQNDVIALKPRLVIINAGTNDIAQNAGVYDPDFTFNNIKAMADMAQSNGIKVIIASVLPAAVFPWRKEITDVTRKVDALNKRLQQYSHSNTLTFIDYNTPMRDEKGGLREGLSGDGIHPNSAGYTIMEPIIKKAINKALGKK; this comes from the coding sequence ATGAAATTATCCATTTTGCTGGCTCTTGGCTTGCTTGCAGGCGAATTTGTAAACGCACAAAGTGCTGTTGATTTTGCTAATATAGCTAAGTACAGAGATGATAATACCGCCATTCTAACGGCAAAGAAAAAGGTGGATGTCGTTTTTATGGGCAATTCTATTACGGAAGGCTGGGTAAAAAGCCATTCGGAGTTTTTTTCTGAAAATAATTATACAGGCAGAGGAATCAGCGGGCAGACTTCTTCACAGATGCTGCTACGGTTTCAGAATGATGTCATAGCTTTAAAACCAAGGCTGGTGATCATTAATGCCGGTACTAACGATATTGCTCAAAATGCGGGAGTGTATGATCCGGACTTTACTTTTAATAATATTAAAGCAATGGCTGATATGGCCCAAAGCAACGGGATTAAAGTAATCATTGCATCTGTACTGCCAGCCGCTGTATTTCCATGGCGCAAAGAAATCACTGATGTGACCCGGAAAGTGGATGCCTTAAACAAAAGGTTACAACAATACTCACACAGCAATACACTTACTTTTATTGATTATAATACACCCATGCGCGATGAAAAGGGCGGTTTGCGTGAAGGTCTTTCAGGTGACGGTATCCATCCTAATTCTGCAGGGTACACAATCATGGAACCTATTATTAAAAAAGCGATTAATAAAGCATTAGGCAAAAAATAA
- a CDS encoding sodium:solute symporter, whose translation MNSGTILLLFVFIYFIGLLVISYFTSRNSDNQSFFIGNKKSKWWLVAFGMIGTSLSGVTFISVPGTVGKMTGSEYIFGGFEYYMMVIGFFIGYFIVAAILLPLYYKMNLTSIYTYLGKRFNVEAHKIGSIFFIISRAIGATARLYLVVNVLQIFLLEGLGVPFWVTALVLLLMVLLYTFEGGVKTIVITDTLQTSFMIISLVACIIYILSNLNLSFGEAYTILEQKNYTHFINFDPNSKTFFLKTILGGIFITIAMTGLDQEMMQKNISVDNLQNSKKNMLTFAGTLLFVNLAFLFLGGLLYLFALQNGAEYGFAKSETVTNIFGFKDASGNIKNIMGDDLFPALSLQGHFPMAISVIFIIGLISALFPSADGALTAVTSSYCVDLLTLNEDKTRTEKEKKRLRMKVHLTFTIVFFILIMVFKALNDKSIVYLIMEVAGYTYGPLLGLFAFGIFTKFQISKKYSILTVTILAPVITYLINLTVTTYTDYRIGVELIILNGLLTFIGLWLVKNKQYLKVV comes from the coding sequence ATGAATTCAGGAACCATCCTTTTGCTATTTGTTTTTATCTATTTTATCGGCCTCTTGGTGATTTCCTATTTCACAAGCCGAAATTCTGATAATCAGTCATTTTTTATTGGTAATAAAAAAAGTAAATGGTGGCTCGTTGCATTCGGGATGATAGGAACCAGCCTTAGTGGAGTTACCTTTATTTCGGTTCCGGGAACTGTCGGAAAAATGACCGGCAGTGAATATATTTTCGGAGGCTTTGAATATTATATGATGGTGATTGGTTTTTTCATCGGATATTTTATTGTAGCGGCGATACTGCTTCCGTTATATTATAAGATGAATCTGACTTCCATATACACCTATCTGGGGAAAAGATTTAATGTAGAAGCTCACAAAATAGGTTCGATATTTTTCATCATTTCCAGAGCAATTGGTGCTACAGCCAGATTGTATCTGGTGGTGAATGTTTTACAGATATTTTTGCTTGAAGGTTTAGGGGTTCCGTTTTGGGTTACCGCTCTTGTGCTTTTGCTGATGGTACTTTTATACACGTTCGAAGGAGGCGTAAAGACGATTGTGATTACCGATACGTTACAGACATCTTTCATGATTATCAGTTTGGTGGCCTGTATCATTTATATTTTATCCAATCTGAATTTATCCTTTGGCGAAGCATACACCATTTTAGAACAGAAAAACTACACTCATTTTATCAATTTTGATCCTAATTCCAAAACATTCTTCCTTAAAACAATTTTGGGTGGAATTTTCATTACAATTGCAATGACAGGACTTGATCAGGAAATGATGCAAAAAAATATTTCTGTTGATAATCTTCAGAATTCAAAAAAGAATATGCTGACGTTTGCAGGAACTCTTCTTTTTGTGAATCTGGCCTTTTTATTTTTAGGCGGTTTACTCTATCTTTTTGCTTTACAGAATGGGGCTGAGTATGGATTTGCAAAATCTGAAACGGTAACCAATATCTTCGGATTTAAAGATGCTTCCGGAAATATAAAAAATATTATGGGAGATGACCTCTTCCCTGCTTTATCACTTCAGGGACATTTCCCGATGGCTATTTCCGTTATTTTTATAATTGGACTGATTTCGGCATTATTCCCTTCTGCTGACGGTGCTCTGACAGCAGTAACAAGTTCATACTGTGTTGATTTACTAACCCTTAATGAAGATAAAACCAGAACAGAAAAAGAAAAGAAACGTCTTCGTATGAAAGTGCATTTAACTTTCACCATTGTTTTCTTCATACTGATTATGGTTTTTAAAGCACTGAATGATAAATCCATCGTTTATCTGATCATGGAAGTTGCAGGTTATACTTACGGACCATTATTAGGGCTTTTTGCTTTCGGAATTTTCACTAAGTTTCAGATTTCAAAAAAATATTCCATTCTTACGGTTACGATTTTAGCTCCTGTTATTACGTATTTAATCAATTTAACGGTGACCACTTACACGGATTACAGAATTGGTGTGGAGTTGATTATTCTTAACGGCTTACTTACCTTTATTGGTTTATGGCTGGTAAAGAACAAACAGTATTTAAAAGTAGTCTAA
- a CDS encoding GNAT family N-acetyltransferase, translating to MTEVKQNNDEKHGSFEAFIDGRRAGMMTYTWAGEERFIIDHTEVEEAYNGKGVGKEMLLAAVDFARKNNKKIIPLCPFAKASFQKSGELQDVLVN from the coding sequence ATGACCGAAGTAAAACAAAACAACGACGAAAAACACGGAAGTTTTGAAGCTTTCATAGATGGAAGACGCGCAGGAATGATGACGTATACCTGGGCCGGAGAAGAAAGATTCATCATTGACCACACAGAGGTGGAAGAAGCCTACAACGGAAAAGGGGTAGGAAAAGAAATGCTTCTGGCTGCAGTAGATTTTGCCAGAAAAAATAACAAAAAGATCATCCCTCTCTGCCCGTTTGCCAAAGCAAGTTTTCAGAAAAGTGGGGAACTTCAGGATGTTTTAGTCAACTGA
- a CDS encoding OsmC family protein encodes MAVTVKASLGKTKYYTEVTAGENQIITDEPIDKGGQNKGFNPMEILATSLASCTAATLRMYIERKEWDVENISVEVELENFPLTKRAVFKREISFEGILDEEQLKRLHTIADACPVHKILTNDIEILTKFS; translated from the coding sequence ATGGCGGTAACCGTAAAAGCAAGTTTAGGCAAAACAAAATATTATACAGAGGTAACAGCCGGCGAAAACCAGATCATTACCGATGAACCGATAGATAAAGGCGGTCAGAATAAAGGCTTCAATCCAATGGAGATTTTAGCAACTTCTCTGGCAAGCTGCACAGCTGCCACTTTAAGAATGTACATCGAAAGAAAGGAATGGGACGTTGAAAACATCAGCGTAGAAGTTGAACTTGAAAATTTTCCTTTGACAAAAAGAGCTGTATTCAAAAGAGAGATTAGCTTTGAAGGTATTCTGGATGAAGAACAGCTGAAAAGGCTGCACACAATCGCTGATGCCTGCCCTGTCCACAAAATATTAACCAACGATATAGAAATACTAACCAAATTTTCATAA
- a CDS encoding (4Fe-4S)-binding protein has translation METHEYPNGSITVIWQPQKCIHSAVCVKMLPKVYNPKDRPWIKAENATPEELKNQIDQCPSGALSYKFNTEQ, from the coding sequence ATGGAAACACACGAATATCCTAACGGCAGTATCACTGTCATCTGGCAGCCCCAGAAGTGTATCCACTCGGCTGTCTGCGTAAAAATGCTTCCCAAAGTCTACAATCCTAAAGACAGACCGTGGATAAAAGCAGAAAATGCAACTCCCGAAGAACTTAAAAACCAGATAGACCAATGCCCTTCAGGAGCATTAAGTTATAAATTCAATACAGAACAATAA
- a CDS encoding TMEM175 family protein, which yields MTKGRLEAFSDGVLAIIITIMVLELKVPEGSSWASLKPLLPKVLAYIFSFIYVGIYWNNHHHLFQTVKKINGSVLWANLHLLFWLSLMPIATEWIGATHFAENPVASYGICLIMSAVAYTILEHQIVLCEGENSKLKEAIHSKFKEYISIVFYVLGITISFFYPYIAIGFYYIVALIWLIPDRRIEKSLKEN from the coding sequence ATGACTAAGGGAAGACTGGAGGCTTTCAGTGATGGTGTTTTAGCCATTATCATTACCATCATGGTACTTGAACTGAAGGTTCCGGAAGGAAGCAGCTGGGCCAGCCTCAAACCTCTCCTTCCCAAGGTTCTTGCCTATATTTTCAGTTTTATTTATGTAGGAATCTACTGGAATAATCACCATCACTTATTTCAGACTGTAAAAAAGATCAACGGAAGTGTTCTCTGGGCAAATCTTCATTTGCTGTTCTGGCTTTCACTGATGCCTATCGCTACAGAATGGATTGGTGCAACGCATTTTGCAGAAAATCCGGTAGCATCTTATGGAATCTGTCTCATCATGTCGGCTGTAGCCTATACTATTTTAGAGCATCAGATTGTCCTGTGCGAAGGTGAAAACTCAAAGCTGAAAGAAGCTATACATTCAAAGTTTAAAGAATATATCTCTATTGTATTTTATGTCCTTGGAATCACCATTTCATTTTTTTATCCTTATATTGCCATAGGTTTTTATTATATCGTGGCTCTCATATGGCTGATTCCGGACCGAAGAATCGAAAAATCATTAAAAGAAAATTGA
- a CDS encoding NADPH-dependent FMN reductase: MKILAFAGSTSSTSINRELVKFVLKDFQDEEINLIDLNDFTMPVFSVDLEKKGFPDEAHNFLKKIEECDVIICSLAEHNRSYSSAFKNVFDWSSRINVKVFQNKPMFLMSTSPGGYGGGNVMNTAKTFFPQFAADIIETFSLSKFYENFDLESGVINPDMLQELKDKIGNFKTEITTND; encoded by the coding sequence ATGAAAATATTAGCATTTGCAGGAAGTACGTCTTCTACTTCCATCAATAGAGAACTGGTAAAATTTGTTCTGAAAGATTTTCAGGACGAAGAAATCAATCTGATAGACCTCAATGATTTCACCATGCCTGTTTTCTCTGTGGATCTTGAAAAAAAGGGATTCCCGGATGAAGCCCACAATTTTTTGAAAAAGATTGAAGAATGTGATGTAATCATCTGTTCTCTCGCAGAACACAACAGATCATACAGCTCAGCGTTTAAAAATGTCTTCGACTGGTCATCAAGAATCAATGTAAAAGTATTTCAAAATAAACCTATGTTTCTGATGAGCACTTCTCCGGGAGGCTATGGCGGAGGTAATGTGATGAATACCGCCAAGACTTTTTTTCCACAGTTTGCAGCAGATATCATAGAGACTTTTTCACTTTCTAAGTTTTATGAAAATTTTGATCTGGAAAGTGGTGTGATCAATCCTGATATGCTTCAGGAACTGAAAGATAAGATCGGAAATTTTAAAACAGAGATCACAACCAATGACTAA
- a CDS encoding pirin family protein, with the protein MSNIGLIIEEKAADIGNFLVGRLLPFREKRAVGPFVFIDHMGPSELKDYQNLDVPPHPHIGLSTLTYLLEGSIFHRDSIGSAVEIKPGAVNWMTAGKGVVHSERTPEYLRHSDKSLHGFQIWVGLPKHLEQTEPTFHHIEADEIPVWEEDGIQYKLIAGEAFGRTSAVPVHSKLFFIEIKTKEAKKISIGKDLYGEAAMYVLDGTVTTEGNSYGSKQLMIAKDTKLCEFEMSENGTVYLFGGEPFDEERFIFWNFVNSDKELLNQAKVNWNDQNHEAFPLVPGDEKEFVPLPKAILNRK; encoded by the coding sequence ATGTCAAATATCGGACTTATCATAGAAGAGAAAGCAGCAGATATAGGAAATTTCCTGGTGGGAAGACTTCTTCCCTTCCGTGAAAAAAGAGCAGTCGGACCCTTTGTCTTTATCGACCATATGGGACCTTCTGAACTGAAGGATTACCAGAACCTTGATGTTCCGCCACATCCGCATATCGGACTTTCAACCTTAACTTACCTGCTTGAAGGATCTATTTTTCACAGAGACAGCATCGGAAGTGCAGTGGAAATCAAGCCGGGAGCTGTTAACTGGATGACTGCAGGAAAAGGCGTAGTCCATTCTGAAAGAACACCTGAATATTTAAGACACAGCGATAAAAGCCTCCACGGATTCCAGATCTGGGTAGGGCTTCCAAAACATCTGGAACAAACAGAACCTACTTTCCATCATATTGAAGCGGATGAAATTCCGGTTTGGGAAGAAGATGGCATTCAGTATAAATTAATTGCCGGTGAAGCATTCGGAAGAACCTCTGCGGTTCCTGTTCACAGTAAATTATTTTTTATTGAGATCAAAACCAAAGAAGCAAAAAAGATAAGCATCGGAAAAGATCTTTATGGCGAAGCTGCGATGTATGTACTGGATGGAACTGTGACTACAGAAGGAAATTCTTACGGCTCAAAACAGCTGATGATCGCAAAAGATACGAAACTCTGTGAATTCGAAATGAGCGAAAACGGTACCGTATATCTTTTCGGTGGTGAGCCTTTTGATGAAGAGCGTTTTATATTCTGGAATTTTGTAAATTCAGATAAAGAATTGCTCAATCAGGCAAAAGTCAACTGGAATGATCAGAACCATGAGGCATTTCCTTTGGTTCCCGGTGACGAAAAAGAATTTGTCCCGCTTCCTAAAGCAATTTTAAACAGAAAATAA
- a CDS encoding GNAT family N-acetyltransferase, with protein MKPEFENIPLVKAEKRFEIEVDGHFAFIDYREMGHQIALVHTEADPELAGTGAAIAVVEKTLAYIEENGKKLLPYCPYVFAYIKKHPEWKRIVDERFEGYDKL; from the coding sequence ATGAAACCAGAATTTGAAAATATACCGCTTGTCAAGGCAGAAAAAAGATTTGAAATAGAAGTCGATGGGCACTTTGCCTTTATCGACTACCGTGAAATGGGTCATCAGATCGCTCTGGTACACACGGAAGCAGATCCTGAACTGGCGGGAACCGGTGCCGCTATTGCTGTTGTAGAGAAAACATTAGCCTATATTGAAGAAAACGGAAAAAAACTTCTTCCCTACTGTCCTTATGTTTTTGCGTATATTAAAAAACATCCAGAATGGAAACGTATTGTTGATGAAAGATTTGAAGGATACGACAAACTGTAA
- a CDS encoding pirin family protein — protein MTAKKVEIVVSPKPAHFVGDGFRVHNFIPGVQGLDMKRMDPFIMLDYNSKFHFNGSERPRGVGVHPHRGFETVTIAYQGKVEHHDSAGGGGVIGEGDVQWMTAAKGVLHKEYHETEWSKKGGIFQMVQLWVNLPAKDKMSCPKYQAIENTAMERVDLGENGLVEIIAGEYNGHKGPADTFTPLNMMNAKLKAGGKAEFSFPAHFNTAALIIEGSITVNGEEKAAADHLVLFKNEGDAFSIEAQEDSIILIISGEPINEPIYPHGPFVMNSREEIMQAFEDYNTGKFGYLED, from the coding sequence ATGACAGCGAAAAAAGTAGAAATCGTAGTATCTCCAAAACCTGCACATTTTGTAGGGGATGGTTTTAGGGTTCATAATTTTATTCCAGGAGTACAAGGATTGGATATGAAAAGAATGGACCCGTTCATCATGCTTGATTACAATTCAAAATTTCATTTCAACGGTTCAGAAAGACCCAGAGGAGTGGGCGTTCATCCTCACAGAGGTTTTGAAACCGTAACAATAGCTTATCAGGGTAAAGTAGAACATCATGACAGTGCAGGCGGTGGCGGCGTTATCGGTGAAGGCGATGTGCAGTGGATGACCGCAGCAAAAGGAGTTCTTCACAAAGAATATCATGAAACCGAGTGGTCAAAAAAAGGGGGTATTTTCCAGATGGTCCAGTTATGGGTCAATCTTCCCGCAAAAGATAAAATGAGCTGCCCGAAATACCAGGCTATAGAAAATACAGCTATGGAAAGAGTTGACTTAGGGGAAAATGGTCTTGTAGAAATTATCGCAGGAGAATATAACGGGCATAAAGGTCCGGCAGACACTTTTACTCCATTGAATATGATGAATGCAAAATTAAAAGCAGGTGGAAAAGCAGAATTCAGTTTTCCTGCTCACTTTAATACAGCAGCTCTGATCATTGAAGGAAGTATCACCGTAAACGGAGAGGAAAAAGCAGCAGCAGATCATCTTGTCTTATTTAAAAATGAAGGAGACGCGTTCAGCATTGAAGCTCAGGAAGACTCTATAATCCTGATCATCAGCGGAGAACCGATTAACGAACCTATTTATCCTCACGGACCTTTTGTGATGAATTCAAGAGAAGAGATTATGCAGGCTTTTGAAGATTACAACACCGGAAAGTTCGGTTATCTGGAAGATTAA
- a CDS encoding MFS transporter: MTETSPQQISVKKILPLILATAIFMQMLDSTILNTSLPSIAKDLHESPLNMQNAIISYVLTLAVFMPASGFLADRFGTKKVFIFSLILFSLGSLFCSMSQNLTHLVISRVIQGVGGSLMTPVGKLALIKTFDKSELLKAMNFAIIPALIGPVLGPLVGGYMVDYLSWHWIFLINIPIGVLGIILGLKYMPDYKSTDVDFDLKGFLIFAAASLLLSISLELFGDMQNISPVLFVFILGFLFLYYYYKHARRGGNPIFPLDLFQVRTFRVGIVGNLATRLGISSVPLLLPLMIQIAYKQSAVTSGWIIAPMALTAIFGKSSVIKILDKYGYRQTLMVNTFIIGTLICLLAIPNIHTSLYWFVPIIAVLGFFNSIQFTSMNTISIADLRNFQTSSGNSLISVNQQLAIGFGIAFGLILLKLFENSDLIEGEIHNAFRYTFLTVGILTIISGFVFRRLHISDGKNMKSKED, from the coding sequence ATGACAGAAACCAGCCCGCAACAGATCTCTGTAAAAAAAATACTTCCACTCATCCTCGCTACTGCTATCTTCATGCAGATGCTGGATTCCACGATCCTGAACACGTCCCTGCCTTCCATCGCAAAAGACCTTCATGAATCTCCACTCAATATGCAGAACGCTATTATCAGTTATGTTCTGACCCTTGCAGTTTTCATGCCAGCCAGCGGATTTCTGGCAGACCGGTTTGGAACAAAAAAAGTATTTATTTTCTCTTTGATTCTTTTCAGTTTAGGCTCACTCTTCTGTTCTATGTCACAGAACCTTACCCATTTGGTGATTTCAAGGGTAATTCAGGGTGTTGGAGGAAGTTTGATGACCCCTGTTGGAAAGCTGGCTCTGATCAAGACTTTTGATAAAAGTGAGTTGCTTAAAGCTATGAACTTCGCCATCATTCCTGCATTGATAGGTCCTGTACTGGGTCCGTTGGTTGGTGGATATATGGTAGATTATCTTTCGTGGCACTGGATTTTCCTGATCAATATTCCCATTGGAGTTCTAGGAATTATTTTAGGGTTAAAATATATGCCGGATTACAAATCCACTGATGTCGATTTTGATTTAAAAGGATTTTTAATTTTTGCCGCCGCATCACTCCTCTTGTCTATTTCACTGGAACTTTTCGGAGATATGCAGAATATCAGTCCGGTACTTTTTGTATTTATTTTGGGATTTTTATTCCTGTACTATTATTACAAACATGCAAGACGGGGTGGAAATCCAATTTTTCCATTGGACTTATTCCAGGTAAGAACTTTTCGTGTAGGAATTGTCGGAAATCTGGCGACCAGACTGGGAATCAGCTCTGTTCCGCTATTGCTTCCTCTTATGATCCAGATAGCCTACAAACAGTCGGCAGTAACTTCCGGATGGATCATCGCTCCGATGGCTCTGACAGCTATATTCGGAAAATCATCTGTTATTAAAATTTTAGATAAATACGGTTACCGCCAGACCTTAATGGTGAATACCTTCATTATCGGAACTCTCATCTGTCTTCTCGCCATTCCCAATATTCATACCTCATTATATTGGTTTGTCCCGATTATTGCCGTATTAGGTTTTTTCAATTCCATACAGTTTACATCCATGAATACCATTTCTATTGCAGATCTTAGAAATTTTCAGACCAGCAGCGGTAATTCATTAATATCAGTCAACCAGCAGCTGGCCATCGGTTTCGGAATTGCGTTCGGGCTTATTCTTTTAAAATTATTTGAAAATTCTGATCTGATTGAAGGCGAAATTCACAATGCCTTCCGCTACACTTTCCTTACCGTAGGAATATTAACCATTATCTCAGGATTTGTTTTCAGAAGACTTCACATTTCAGATGGAAAGAATATGAAATCTAAGGAGGATTAA